The Streptomyces sp. NBC_01275 genome has a segment encoding these proteins:
- the ybaK gene encoding Cys-tRNA(Pro) deacylase, with the protein MAKKKQQQPGGTPATVALTAAGVDFTVHSYDHDPAHPSYGEEAAEAMGVSPDRVFKTLVADVDGALTVAVVPVAGSLDLKALAAAVGGKRATMADPILAERTTGYVRGGISPLGQRKKLPTVLDDSASTHPTICVSAGRRGLEVELAAEDLASLTGAKTAPIARP; encoded by the coding sequence ATGGCGAAGAAGAAGCAGCAACAGCCCGGCGGCACGCCCGCGACGGTGGCCCTGACGGCGGCGGGCGTGGACTTCACGGTCCACTCCTACGACCACGACCCGGCCCACCCCTCCTACGGCGAGGAGGCGGCCGAGGCGATGGGCGTCTCCCCCGACCGCGTCTTCAAGACCCTGGTCGCGGACGTCGACGGCGCCCTCACCGTCGCGGTCGTCCCGGTGGCGGGCTCCCTGGACCTCAAGGCGCTGGCCGCCGCCGTGGGCGGCAAACGCGCGACCATGGCCGACCCCATCCTCGCGGAACGCACCACCGGCTACGTCCGAGGCGGCATCTCCCCCCTGGGCCAGCGCAAGAAGCTCCCCACGGTCCTGGACGACTCGGCGTCGACCCACCCCACGATCTGCGTCTCGGCGGGCCGCCGGGGCTTGGAGGTGGAACTGGCCGCGGAAGACCTGGCGAGCCTGACCGGGGCGAAGACGGCCCCGATCGCCCGCCCGTAA
- a CDS encoding ABC transporter permease has product MSVVPAEVLPGSALAVDEPVRVTAELGPRARLWPSLVAVYRAQLSRARVARIPLLFVATFQSVGILIMMRGVVDGGREAEAVVAGSAVLVVAFVALNLLAQYFGQLRASGGLDHYATLPVPPAAVVLGAAGAYASFTVPGTLVTAVFGCVLFGLPLTHLWVLAAVIPLAGAALSGLGAAFGLLAPRPELATVLGQLGMSAALLLGVLPPDRMPEAVRFARDLLPSTYGVEAFARTFRASPDWAFVLGDLAVCAGVGVVSLAVATWAYRRAAVR; this is encoded by the coding sequence GTGAGTGTCGTACCCGCAGAGGTTCTGCCGGGCAGCGCCCTGGCCGTGGACGAGCCGGTCAGGGTGACGGCCGAGCTGGGGCCGCGCGCGCGGCTGTGGCCGTCGCTCGTGGCCGTCTACCGGGCGCAGCTGTCGCGCGCGCGGGTGGCGCGGATTCCGCTGCTGTTCGTGGCGACCTTCCAGTCGGTCGGCATCCTGATCATGATGCGGGGCGTGGTGGACGGCGGCCGTGAGGCGGAGGCCGTGGTGGCCGGGTCCGCGGTCCTCGTCGTCGCCTTCGTCGCGCTGAACCTCCTCGCGCAGTACTTCGGGCAGCTGCGGGCGAGCGGAGGGCTCGACCACTACGCGACCCTTCCGGTGCCGCCCGCCGCGGTCGTGCTGGGCGCTGCGGGGGCGTACGCGTCCTTCACCGTGCCGGGGACACTGGTGACCGCCGTCTTCGGGTGTGTCCTGTTCGGGCTGCCGCTGACCCACCTGTGGGTGCTCGCGGCGGTGATCCCGCTGGCGGGCGCCGCGCTGTCCGGGCTCGGCGCGGCCTTCGGGCTCCTCGCGCCGCGGCCGGAGCTGGCCACCGTGCTCGGGCAGCTCGGCATGTCGGCGGCGCTGCTGCTGGGCGTGCTGCCGCCGGACCGGATGCCGGAGGCGGTGCGCTTCGCCCGCGATCTGCTGCCGTCGACGTACGGCGTCGAGGCCTTCGCGCGGACCTTCCGGGCGAGCCCCGACTGGGCGTTCGTCCTCGGTGACCTCGCCGTGTGCGCCGGCGTCGGCGTCGTTTCGCTGGCCGTCGCCACCTGGGCGTACCGCCGGGCCGCCGTCCGATGA
- a CDS encoding DUF2252 domain-containing protein — translation MSVPQLNDEHRGEEILAVFDTAFGELLAADPAAFRVKFRKMAASAFAFYRGTAALFYHDLDAEKRGGPFLDERTSRVWIHGDLHAENFGTYMDANGRLIFNVNDFDEAYVGPFTWDLKRLSASLALIGYAKALGDDQISELVEVYAGAYRERIHALATGAKSDEVPPFTLDTAQGPLLDALRDARSLTRFGLLDSMTEIRDFERRFAPGGGSIELDAATRYKVLAAFDGYLETLPETSLTRPDSYRVKDVVGRRGIGIGSAGLPSYNILLEGHSDALENDVVIYIKQAQTPAVSRHITDPAIRGYFQHEGHRTVISQRALQAHADPWLGWTELGGAGQLVAEVSPYAVDLDWGDIDDPEEIAGVVADLGRATATMHAAADDQSGESLVPFSTERAIDAAIAADEEGFAPLLVDFAHAYGARARADHQTFVDLFRNGRIPGL, via the coding sequence ATGTCGGTTCCGCAGCTCAACGACGAGCACCGCGGCGAGGAGATCCTCGCCGTCTTCGACACCGCGTTCGGCGAGCTCCTGGCCGCCGACCCGGCCGCGTTCCGCGTGAAGTTCCGCAAGATGGCGGCCTCGGCGTTCGCGTTCTACCGGGGCACGGCGGCTCTCTTCTACCACGACCTCGACGCGGAGAAGCGGGGCGGCCCGTTCCTGGACGAGCGCACCTCGCGCGTGTGGATCCACGGCGATCTGCACGCGGAGAACTTCGGCACGTACATGGACGCCAACGGCCGGCTGATCTTCAACGTCAACGACTTCGACGAGGCGTACGTCGGCCCCTTCACCTGGGACCTGAAGCGCCTCTCCGCCTCCCTCGCCCTCATCGGGTACGCGAAGGCGCTCGGCGACGACCAGATCAGCGAGCTGGTGGAGGTGTACGCGGGCGCGTACCGCGAGCGCATCCACGCGCTGGCCACCGGTGCCAAGAGCGACGAGGTGCCGCCGTTCACGCTGGACACCGCCCAGGGACCGCTCCTGGACGCGCTGCGCGACGCCCGCTCGCTGACCCGCTTCGGTCTCCTCGACTCCATGACGGAGATCCGGGACTTCGAACGCCGGTTCGCGCCGGGCGGCGGCTCCATCGAGCTGGACGCCGCCACCCGCTACAAGGTCCTGGCCGCCTTCGACGGCTATCTGGAGACCCTGCCGGAGACGTCGCTGACCCGCCCGGACTCCTACCGGGTGAAGGACGTCGTGGGCCGCCGCGGTATCGGCATCGGCTCGGCCGGCCTGCCGTCGTACAACATCCTGCTCGAAGGGCACAGCGACGCCCTGGAGAACGACGTCGTGATCTACATCAAGCAGGCCCAGACCCCGGCCGTGTCCCGGCACATCACCGACCCGGCGATCCGCGGCTACTTCCAGCACGAGGGCCACCGCACGGTGATCTCCCAGCGCGCCCTCCAGGCCCACGCCGACCCGTGGCTGGGCTGGACCGAGCTGGGCGGCGCGGGCCAGCTGGTCGCCGAGGTGTCGCCGTATGCGGTCGACCTGGACTGGGGCGACATCGACGACCCGGAGGAGATCGCGGGCGTGGTGGCCGACCTGGGCCGGGCCACGGCCACGATGCACGCGGCGGCGGACGACCAGTCCGGCGAGTCCCTGGTCCCGTTCTCCACGGAGCGGGCCATCGACGCGGCCATCGCGGCCGACGAGGAGGGCTTCGCCCCCTTGCTGGTCGACTTCGCGCACGCCTACGGCGCACGCGCGCGTGCCGATCACCAGACCTTCGTCGACCTGTTCCGCAACGGCCGGATCCCGGGTCTGTGA
- a CDS encoding oxidoreductase, with protein MTEGAGVQAGELPDDLTAAEVGMWQAFRNGSVYDLSSGDTVVDDPHGGHPWGAARTVRARTVAWLLLAGPPALAGRVASLKLVGVQISGTLDLAGGTVVPYVELKRCRFEREVLMPEARFTTMRMVDCSVPRLEAARVHTEGDLHLPRCRFHNGVRLTDAHIGTDLLLNQAIVYRDRTGRSIAADGMTVGQDLQAELLESHGELSLRSATIGVSLSLRGARLANPYTRLALNAPQMTVGRSLYLTPAGVGGQALSGATPARGTRIQRFECRGGLRLDDGRFGDAVDLERARFVLTDEQELSLRRVQTPELRFLGEQPRRGRVVLSGARVINLVDRASAWPGPGSLHMGGFAYENLVPQGPFPLAERLRWVAAATAEYAPEPYERLASVLRAGGEDEDAREVLLAKQRRRRETLPPAAKLVGYAQDWTVAYGYRPGRAAVWMAVLWAASSLAFANAPHPPVSRDGHPPWNPALFALDLLLPVIDLGQAGQWRLSGGWQWLSTALILLGWILATTVAAGATRLLRRG; from the coding sequence GTGACGGAGGGGGCCGGCGTCCAGGCCGGGGAACTGCCCGACGACCTGACCGCCGCCGAGGTCGGCATGTGGCAGGCCTTCCGCAACGGCAGCGTGTACGACCTGAGCAGCGGGGACACGGTGGTCGACGACCCGCACGGCGGGCATCCGTGGGGCGCGGCGCGGACCGTACGGGCGCGGACGGTCGCCTGGCTGCTGCTCGCCGGGCCGCCCGCGCTGGCCGGCCGGGTGGCCTCGCTGAAGCTGGTCGGCGTGCAGATCAGCGGCACGCTCGATCTCGCCGGCGGCACGGTGGTGCCGTACGTGGAGCTGAAGCGCTGCCGGTTCGAGCGGGAGGTGCTGATGCCGGAGGCGCGCTTCACGACGATGCGGATGGTGGACTGCTCGGTTCCGCGGCTGGAGGCCGCGCGCGTGCACACCGAGGGCGATCTGCATCTGCCCCGCTGCCGTTTTCACAACGGCGTCCGGCTCACCGACGCGCACATCGGCACGGACCTGCTGCTCAACCAGGCGATCGTCTACCGCGACCGGACCGGCCGCTCGATCGCCGCCGACGGCATGACCGTCGGGCAGGACCTCCAGGCGGAGCTGCTCGAGTCGCACGGCGAGCTGAGCCTGCGCAGCGCCACGATCGGCGTGTCGCTGAGTCTGCGCGGGGCGAGGCTGGCCAACCCCTACACGCGGCTCGCGCTGAACGCGCCCCAGATGACTGTGGGGCGCTCCCTGTATCTGACCCCGGCCGGCGTCGGCGGTCAGGCGCTGAGCGGCGCGACTCCCGCGCGAGGGACCCGCATCCAGCGCTTCGAGTGCCGGGGCGGGCTGCGCCTCGACGACGGGCGGTTCGGGGACGCCGTGGACCTGGAGCGGGCCCGGTTCGTCCTCACCGACGAGCAGGAGCTGTCGCTGCGCCGGGTGCAGACGCCCGAGCTGCGCTTCCTCGGGGAGCAGCCGCGGCGCGGCCGGGTCGTCCTCTCGGGTGCGCGGGTGATCAACCTGGTCGACCGGGCGAGCGCCTGGCCGGGCCCCGGCAGTCTGCACATGGGCGGCTTCGCCTACGAGAACCTGGTGCCGCAGGGCCCGTTCCCGCTGGCCGAGCGGCTGCGGTGGGTGGCCGCGGCGACCGCCGAGTACGCGCCGGAGCCGTACGAGCGGCTGGCGAGCGTGCTGCGGGCCGGCGGGGAGGACGAGGACGCCCGCGAGGTGCTGCTGGCCAAGCAGCGCCGCCGCCGGGAGACACTGCCGCCCGCGGCGAAACTCGTGGGCTACGCACAGGACTGGACCGTCGCCTACGGCTACCGGCCGGGCCGGGCGGCGGTGTGGATGGCGGTGCTGTGGGCCGCGAGCTCCCTGGCCTTCGCGAACGCCCCGCACCCGCCGGTCAGCCGCGACGGGCATCCGCCCTGGAACCCGGCCCTCTTCGCCCTGGACCTGCTGCTGCCGGTCATCGACCTGGGACAGGCCGGCCAGTGGCGGCTGAGCGGCGGCTGGCAGTGGCTGTCGACGGCACTGATCCTGCTCGGCTGGATCCTGGCGACGACGGTGGCGGCGGGGGCGACGCGACTGCTGCGCCGGGGATAG
- the dnaE gene encoding DNA polymerase III subunit alpha: MSKPPFTHLHVHTQYSLLDGAARLKDMFNACNEMGMTHIAMSDHGNLHGAYDFFHTAKKAGVTPIIGIEAYVAPESRRNKRKIQWGQPHQKRDDVSGSGGYTHKTIWAANATGLHNLFRLSSDAYAEGWLQKWPRMDKETISQWSEGLIASTGCPSGELQTRLRLGQKDEALKAAAEYQDIFGKDRYFLELMDHGIEIESRVRDGLLEIGKKLGIPPLVTNDSHYTYAHEATAHDALLCIQTGKNLSDPDRFRFDGTGYYLKSTEEMYAIDSSDAWQEGCANTLLVAEQIDTAGMFEAKNLMPKFDIPDGFTEITWFKEEVRRGMERRFPGGIPDDRQKQVEYEMDVIIQMGFPGYFLVVADFIMWAKNQGIAVGPGRGSAAGSIVAYAMGITDLDPIPHGLIFERFLNPERVSMPDVDIDFDERRRVEVIRYVTEKYGADKVAMIGTYGKIKAKNAIKDSARVLGYPYAMGDRLTKAMPADVLGKGIDLNGITDPSHPRYSEAGEIRAMYENEADVKKVIDTAKGVEGLVRQMGVHAAGVIMSSEPIVDHAPIWVRHTDGVTITQWDYPQCESLGLLKMDFLGLRNLTIMDDAVKMVKSNKGVDLDLLGLPLDDPTTFELLQRGDTLGVFQFDGGPMRSLLRLMKPDNFEDISAVSALYRPGPMGMDSHTNYALRKNKLQDITPIHKELEEPLEEVLAVTYGLIVYQEQVQKAAQIIAGYSLGEADILRRVMGKKKPDELAKNFTIFQAGAKKNGYSDEAIQGLWDVLVPFAGYAFNKAHSAAYGLVSYWTAYLKANYPAEYMAALLTSVKDDKDKSAIYLNECRRMGIKVLPPNVNESVHNFAAQGDDVILFGLEAVRNVGTNVVESIIRSRKAKGKYSSFPDYLDKVEAVACNKRTTESLIKAGAFDTMGHTRKGLTAHFEPMIDNVVAVKRKEAEGQFDLFGGMGEEETTEPGFGLDVEFTTDEWEKTYLLAQEREMLGLYVSDHPLFGLEHVLSDKADAGIAQLTGGEHADGAVVTIGGIISGLQRKMTKQGNAWAIATVEDLAGSIECMFFPATYQLVSTQLVEDAVVFVKGRLDKREDVPRLVAMELAVPDLSNAGTNAPVILTIPATRVTPPMISRLGEILTHHRGDSEVRIRLQGPTKTTVLRLDRHRVKPDPALFGDLKVLLGPSCLAG, translated from the coding sequence GTGTCAAAGCCGCCGTTCACGCACCTGCACGTCCACACCCAGTACTCGCTGCTGGACGGTGCCGCGCGGCTGAAGGACATGTTCAACGCGTGCAACGAGATGGGCATGACCCATATCGCCATGTCCGACCACGGCAACCTGCACGGGGCGTATGACTTCTTCCACACCGCGAAGAAGGCCGGGGTCACCCCGATCATCGGCATCGAGGCGTATGTCGCGCCCGAGTCGCGGCGCAACAAGCGCAAGATCCAGTGGGGCCAGCCGCACCAGAAGCGCGACGACGTCTCCGGCTCCGGCGGATACACCCACAAGACGATCTGGGCGGCGAACGCGACGGGCCTGCACAACCTCTTCCGGCTCTCCTCGGACGCGTACGCCGAGGGCTGGCTGCAGAAGTGGCCGCGGATGGACAAGGAGACCATCTCGCAGTGGTCCGAGGGGCTGATCGCCTCCACCGGCTGCCCCTCGGGCGAACTCCAGACCCGGCTGCGGCTCGGCCAGAAGGACGAGGCGCTGAAGGCGGCCGCCGAGTACCAGGACATCTTCGGCAAGGACCGCTACTTCCTGGAGCTGATGGACCACGGCATCGAGATCGAGAGCCGGGTCCGCGACGGACTCCTGGAGATCGGCAAGAAGCTCGGCATCCCGCCCCTGGTGACGAACGACTCGCACTACACGTACGCGCACGAGGCGACCGCGCACGACGCGCTGCTGTGCATCCAGACCGGCAAGAACCTCTCCGACCCCGACCGCTTCCGCTTCGACGGCACCGGCTACTACCTGAAGTCCACGGAGGAGATGTACGCCATCGACTCCTCGGACGCCTGGCAGGAGGGCTGCGCCAACACCCTCCTGGTGGCCGAGCAGATCGACACCGCCGGCATGTTCGAGGCGAAGAACCTCATGCCGAAGTTCGACATCCCCGACGGCTTCACCGAGATCACCTGGTTCAAGGAGGAGGTCCGCCGGGGCATGGAGCGCCGCTTCCCCGGCGGCATCCCGGACGACCGGCAGAAGCAGGTCGAGTACGAGATGGACGTCATCATCCAGATGGGGTTCCCGGGCTACTTCCTCGTCGTCGCCGACTTCATCATGTGGGCCAAGAACCAGGGCATCGCGGTCGGCCCGGGCCGTGGCTCCGCGGCCGGCTCGATCGTCGCCTACGCCATGGGGATCACCGACCTCGACCCGATCCCGCACGGACTGATCTTCGAGCGGTTCCTCAACCCCGAGCGCGTCTCCATGCCCGACGTCGACATCGACTTCGACGAGCGCCGGCGCGTCGAGGTGATCCGGTACGTGACGGAGAAGTACGGCGCCGACAAGGTCGCCATGATCGGCACCTACGGCAAGATCAAGGCCAAGAACGCGATCAAGGACTCCGCGCGCGTGCTGGGCTACCCGTACGCCATGGGCGACCGCCTCACCAAGGCGATGCCCGCCGACGTCCTCGGCAAGGGCATCGACCTCAACGGCATCACCGACCCCTCGCACCCGCGCTACAGCGAGGCCGGCGAGATCCGCGCGATGTACGAGAACGAGGCGGACGTCAAGAAGGTCATCGACACCGCCAAGGGCGTCGAGGGCCTGGTCCGCCAGATGGGCGTGCACGCGGCCGGCGTCATCATGTCCAGCGAGCCCATCGTCGACCACGCCCCGATCTGGGTGCGGCACACCGACGGCGTGACCATCACCCAGTGGGACTACCCGCAGTGCGAGTCGCTCGGCCTGCTGAAGATGGACTTCCTGGGCCTGCGCAACCTGACGATCATGGACGACGCCGTCAAGATGGTGAAGTCCAACAAGGGCGTCGACCTCGACCTGCTGGGCCTGCCGCTCGACGACCCGACGACCTTCGAACTGCTCCAGCGCGGCGACACCCTCGGCGTCTTCCAGTTCGACGGCGGCCCCATGCGCTCGCTGCTGCGCCTGATGAAGCCCGACAACTTCGAAGACATCTCCGCCGTGTCGGCGCTCTACCGTCCCGGCCCCATGGGCATGGACTCGCACACCAACTACGCGCTGCGCAAGAACAAGCTCCAGGACATCACGCCGATCCACAAGGAGCTCGAAGAGCCCCTCGAAGAGGTCCTGGCGGTCACCTACGGCCTGATCGTCTACCAGGAGCAGGTGCAGAAGGCCGCCCAGATCATCGCCGGCTACTCGCTCGGCGAGGCCGACATCCTGCGCCGCGTGATGGGCAAGAAGAAGCCCGACGAACTGGCCAAGAACTTCACCATCTTCCAGGCCGGCGCCAAGAAGAACGGCTACAGCGACGAGGCCATCCAGGGCCTGTGGGACGTGCTGGTCCCCTTCGCCGGCTACGCCTTCAACAAGGCCCACTCGGCCGCGTACGGACTGGTCTCGTACTGGACCGCCTACCTGAAGGCGAACTACCCGGCCGAGTACATGGCCGCGCTGCTCACCTCGGTCAAGGACGACAAGGACAAGTCCGCGATCTATCTGAACGAGTGCCGGCGCATGGGCATCAAGGTGCTGCCGCCGAACGTCAACGAGTCGGTGCACAACTTCGCCGCCCAGGGCGACGACGTGATCCTCTTCGGGCTCGAGGCCGTCCGCAACGTCGGCACGAACGTGGTCGAGTCGATCATCCGCAGCCGCAAGGCCAAGGGGAAGTACTCCTCCTTCCCCGACTACCTCGACAAGGTCGAGGCGGTCGCCTGCAACAAGCGCACCACGGAGTCGCTGATCAAGGCGGGCGCGTTCGACACGATGGGGCACACCCGCAAGGGCCTCACCGCGCACTTCGAGCCGATGATCGACAACGTGGTCGCGGTCAAGCGCAAGGAGGCCGAGGGCCAGTTCGACCTCTTCGGCGGGATGGGCGAGGAGGAGACCACCGAGCCCGGCTTCGGCCTCGACGTGGAGTTCACCACCGACGAGTGGGAGAAGACGTACCTGCTCGCCCAGGAGCGGGAGATGCTCGGGCTGTACGTCTCCGACCACCCGCTCTTCGGTCTGGAGCACGTCCTGTCCGACAAGGCCGACGCGGGCATCGCCCAGCTCACCGGAGGCGAGCACGCGGACGGCGCGGTCGTCACCATCGGCGGCATCATCTCGGGGCTCCAGCGCAAGATGACCAAGCAGGGCAACGCCTGGGCCATCGCCACCGTCGAGGACCTCGCCGGCTCCATCGAGTGCATGTTCTTCCCGGCGACCTACCAGCTGGTGTCGACCCAACTCGTCGAGGACGCCGTCGTGTTCGTCAAGGGACGCCTGGACAAGCGCGAGGACGTGCCGCGTCTGGTCGCGATGGAACTGGCGGTCCCCGACCTGTCCAACGCGGGCACCAACGCGCCCGTGATCCTCACCATCCCGGCCACCCGGGTCACCCCGCCGATGATCAGCCGCCTCGGCGAGATCCTCACCCACCACAGGGGCGACAGCGAGGTCCGGATCAGGCTCCAGGGGCCGACGAAGACGACCGTGCTGCGCCTGGACCGGCACCGCGTCAAGCCCGATCCGGCGCTGTTCGGCGATCTGAAGGTGCTGCTCGGCCCGTCCTGCCTGGCCGGCTGA
- a CDS encoding ABC transporter ATP-binding protein, translating into MCAVRGLTKTYPAVRGRRGTPATPEVRATDDVRLDIRRGEIFGLLGPNGAGKSTLVRQMTGLMRPDTGSVEILGHDIVSHPERAARILAYLGQESTALDELTVSLAAETTGRLRGLDVRTARRERDAVLDELGLTPIAGRPLRKLSGGQRRLACFASVLVGERPLLVLDEPTTGMDPVARRAVWSAVDRRRAERGATVLLVTHNVIEAETVLDRVAVLDKGRVIACDTPSGLKEQVAGEVRVELVWRERAPLEVPEVAALRERAVESGRRWTLRLAPDEARAVVATVTGGAAFAALDDFTLATPSLEDVYLALGGAARQGLVRV; encoded by the coding sequence GTGTGTGCCGTGCGCGGTCTGACCAAGACCTATCCGGCGGTACGGGGCCGGCGCGGCACTCCCGCGACGCCCGAGGTCCGGGCCACCGACGACGTACGGCTGGACATCCGGCGCGGTGAGATCTTCGGGCTGCTCGGGCCGAACGGGGCCGGCAAGTCCACCCTCGTGCGGCAGATGACCGGGCTCATGCGGCCCGACACCGGCAGCGTGGAGATCCTCGGGCACGACATCGTGAGCCACCCCGAACGGGCCGCGAGGATCCTCGCCTACCTGGGCCAGGAGTCCACCGCCCTCGACGAACTCACCGTCTCCCTCGCCGCCGAGACCACCGGACGGCTGCGCGGCCTCGACGTGCGCACGGCGCGCCGGGAGCGGGACGCCGTCCTGGACGAGCTGGGGCTCACGCCGATCGCCGGGCGGCCGCTGCGCAAGCTGTCCGGCGGGCAGCGGCGGCTGGCCTGTTTCGCCTCCGTGCTGGTGGGGGAGCGGCCTCTGCTGGTGCTGGACGAGCCGACGACCGGGATGGACCCGGTGGCGCGGCGGGCCGTGTGGTCGGCCGTGGACCGGCGCCGGGCCGAGCGGGGCGCCACCGTGCTGCTGGTCACCCACAACGTCATCGAGGCCGAGACCGTCCTCGACCGGGTCGCCGTCCTCGACAAGGGCAGGGTCATCGCCTGCGACACGCCCTCCGGGCTCAAGGAACAGGTCGCCGGCGAGGTGCGGGTCGAGCTGGTGTGGCGGGAGCGGGCGCCGCTGGAGGTGCCCGAGGTCGCCGCGCTGCGCGAGCGGGCCGTGGAGTCCGGGCGCCGCTGGACGCTGCGGCTGGCCCCCGACGAGGCCCGTGCCGTCGTCGCCACCGTCACCGGCGGCGCCGCCTTCGCCGCCCTGGACGACTTCACCCTGGCCACGCCCAGCCTGGAGGACGTCTACCTGGCGCTGGGCGGGGCGGCCCGGCAGGGACTGGTGCGGGTATGA
- a CDS encoding LON peptidase substrate-binding domain-containing protein — MTTVRLPLFPLNSVLFPGLVLPLNVFEERYRAMMRDLLKTPEDESRRFAVVAIRDGHEVATTAPGLPDQTALPERGPTAGFGDDPVKAFHGVGCVADAATIRERADGTFEVLATGTTRVRLLSVDASGPFLTAELQELPEEPGEEAGALAEGVLRAFRKYQKRLAGARERSLTTGADLPDDPSVVSYLVAAAMMLDTPTKQRLLQAPDTASRLRDELTLLRAETAIIRNLPSLPASELTRGPTSLN, encoded by the coding sequence GTGACCACCGTCCGTCTGCCGCTCTTCCCCCTGAACTCGGTGTTGTTCCCGGGGCTGGTGCTTCCGTTGAACGTCTTCGAGGAGCGCTATCGCGCCATGATGCGCGACCTGTTGAAGACCCCCGAGGACGAATCGCGCCGATTCGCCGTCGTGGCCATCCGCGACGGCCACGAGGTGGCGACCACCGCCCCGGGCCTGCCCGACCAGACGGCGCTGCCCGAGCGCGGCCCCACGGCGGGCTTCGGCGACGACCCGGTCAAGGCGTTCCACGGCGTGGGCTGCGTGGCCGACGCGGCGACGATCCGCGAACGCGCCGACGGCACCTTCGAGGTGCTGGCCACGGGCACGACCCGGGTACGGCTGCTGTCCGTGGACGCGTCGGGCCCGTTCCTGACGGCGGAGCTGCAGGAGCTGCCGGAGGAACCGGGCGAGGAGGCGGGCGCCCTCGCGGAGGGCGTGCTGCGGGCCTTCCGCAAGTACCAGAAGCGTCTGGCGGGCGCCCGCGAACGCTCCCTGACCACGGGCGCGGATCTGCCGGACGACCCCTCGGTGGTGTCGTACCTGGTGGCCGCGGCGATGATGCTGGACACCCCTACCAAGCAGCGCCTCCTCCAAGCCCCCGACACCGCCTCCCGGCTGCGCGACGAGCTGACGCTGCTGCGCGCGGAGACGGCGATCATCCGCAACCTGCCTTCACTCCCCGCGTCGGAGCTGACACGAGGCCCGACAAGCCTCAACTGA
- a CDS encoding NYN domain-containing protein, with amino-acid sequence MDRCIVLVDAGYLLGAAASLLAGEPSRSRITVDHPALVQGLREQAESDTERPLLRIYWFDGAPDRVPQPEHRRLRVMPRVTVRLGALTRSDGRWAQKGVDAAMHAELTELARNRACSDVVLVTGDGDLLPGMMAAKEHGVAVHLWAVQAADGDYNQSEDLVAEADERRVLDRTWITKAVRAKELGGTCAPVHAPRPEIAAILSAPLPDSGLAPAPVERTREEVEHASADDSENGAQERVPAPKGVPTPKDLAALRAPGAQPAQPPASATLRWSSDKGWVDRPGVVAEPSEAAQMPTLAQLTSAEQRWADREEDITTVGGDPYEVGQVFSRRWMGRLGDQSHLQKLSGMYPRIPHRIDGELLRYAARFGLLAHKDDQIDEHDRYAIRAGFWREIDVRTASERVPAGD; translated from the coding sequence GTGGACCGCTGCATCGTCCTGGTGGACGCCGGGTATCTGCTGGGGGCCGCCGCGAGCCTCCTCGCCGGAGAGCCCTCGCGATCCCGGATCACCGTCGACCATCCCGCCCTCGTCCAGGGCCTGCGCGAACAGGCCGAGTCCGACACCGAGCGCCCGCTGCTGCGCATCTACTGGTTCGACGGCGCCCCCGACCGCGTCCCCCAGCCCGAGCACCGCAGGCTGCGGGTGATGCCCCGGGTCACCGTCCGCCTCGGCGCCCTGACCCGCAGCGACGGCCGCTGGGCGCAGAAGGGCGTCGACGCGGCCATGCACGCCGAGCTGACCGAGCTGGCCCGCAACCGCGCCTGCTCCGACGTCGTCCTCGTCACCGGCGACGGCGACCTGCTGCCCGGCATGATGGCCGCCAAGGAGCACGGCGTCGCCGTCCACCTGTGGGCCGTACAGGCCGCCGACGGCGACTACAACCAGTCCGAGGACCTCGTCGCCGAGGCCGACGAACGCCGCGTCCTGGACCGTACGTGGATCACCAAGGCCGTACGCGCCAAGGAGCTCGGTGGGACGTGCGCGCCGGTGCACGCGCCGCGGCCCGAGATCGCCGCGATCCTCTCCGCGCCGCTGCCCGACTCCGGCCTCGCCCCCGCCCCCGTCGAGCGGACGCGGGAGGAGGTCGAGCACGCCTCCGCCGACGACTCGGAGAACGGCGCGCAGGAGCGCGTCCCCGCGCCCAAGGGCGTCCCCACCCCCAAGGACCTCGCCGCCCTGCGCGCACCCGGCGCCCAGCCCGCCCAGCCCCCCGCCAGCGCGACCCTGCGCTGGTCCTCGGACAAGGGCTGGGTGGACCGGCCCGGCGTCGTCGCCGAGCCCTCCGAGGCCGCCCAGATGCCGACGCTCGCCCAGCTCACCTCCGCGGAGCAGCGGTGGGCCGACCGCGAGGAGGACATCACCACCGTGGGCGGCGACCCGTACGAGGTGGGGCAGGTCTTCTCGCGCCGCTGGATGGGGCGCCTCGGGGACCAGAGCCATCTGCAGAAGCTGTCGGGCATGTACCCGCGCATCCCGCACCGCATCGACGGCGAGCTGCTGCGCTACGCGGCCCGCTTCGGACTGCTCGCCCACAAGGACGACCAGATCGACGAGCACGACCGTTACGCCATCCGGGCGGGCTTCTGGCGTGAGATCGACGTCCGCACGGCCTCGGAGCGCGTGCCCGCGGGGGACTGA